One Hyalangium gracile DNA segment encodes these proteins:
- a CDS encoding tetratricopeptide repeat protein, whose protein sequence is MAESASEIAGSLVPVAKQQAMILLEAGYIWLDMGKFDKAKEIFAGAALLMPKSEVPQLALGALEFAQGRHDKALQAYRAAQRLAPQSALPRAHAGEALLFLGKVPEAMKELKAAMDLEPEGDGARLARALMEAKEAGVLPPPKK, encoded by the coding sequence ATGGCGGAGTCTGCTTCGGAGATTGCTGGCAGCCTGGTTCCTGTCGCCAAACAGCAGGCGATGATCCTGCTCGAGGCTGGCTACATCTGGCTGGACATGGGCAAGTTCGACAAGGCGAAGGAGATCTTCGCGGGCGCGGCCCTGCTGATGCCCAAGAGCGAGGTTCCCCAGCTGGCGCTCGGCGCGCTGGAGTTCGCCCAGGGCCGGCACGACAAGGCCCTGCAAGCCTACCGGGCAGCCCAGCGACTGGCCCCGCAGTCCGCCCTGCCGCGCGCGCATGCTGGAGAAGCGCTACTGTTCCTGGGCAAGGTCCCGGAAGCGATGAAGGAACTGAAGGCGGCGATGGATCTCGAGCCCGAGGGCGATGGCGCCCGGCTCGCGCGCGCCCTCATGGAAGCCAAGGAGGCGGGGGTACTGCCCCCGCCCAAGAAGTAG